In a genomic window of Zingiber officinale cultivar Zhangliang chromosome 9B, Zo_v1.1, whole genome shotgun sequence:
- the LOC122023280 gene encoding glycosyl hydrolase 5 family protein-like, which translates to MVAEGLSKRPLDEISKAIGTMGFNCVRFTWPTFLATNHSLANLTVRQSFERLSALNSTDISLIERHNPALIDLPLIEAYQAVVSNLGDNNVMVILDNHISKPGWCCKKTDGNGFFGDTYFDPNVWLEGLHNMATLFRSHKNVIGMSLRNELRGPRQNVEDWFKYMEMGAEAVHAANNDVLVILSGLSFDIDLGFLSTRQVKVSFSSKSKLVFEVHWYSFSDGQAWGNGNPNDVCGRISGSVTNKAGFLLDRQFPLFLSEFGIDQRGVNERDNRYFSCALAYAADKDLDWALWTLQGSYYLREGVVELEETYGLLSLNWATVRNPTQLQRVRAIQQPFRGPGFSDVPPYKIIFHPLTGHCVTLDSSRRLTLAIGPCSQRWNFNDDQTLSLTTGSTSSCITAVGLGMPVALAECHRVTSSKWALLSSSHMHVSTKVAGGNATVCLDVGRDGRSLITNPCRCLGGDARCDPEGQWFKLVTSSRLIN; encoded by the exons ATGGTGGCAGAGGGGCTATCGAAGCGGCCTCTGGACGAGATATCGAAGGCAATAGGAACTATGGGGTTCAACTGCGTCCGATTCACCTGGCCGACGTTCCTCGCAACTAACCACTCCCTCGCCAACCTCACCGTCCGACAGTCCTTCGAGCGACTCAGTGCCCTGAATTCCACCGATATCTCATTAATCGAACGCCACAATCCAGCTCTCATCGACCTCCCTCTCATCGAAGCTTATCAG GCTGTAGTTTCAAATCTTGGAGACAACAATGTGATGGTGATATTGGACAACCACATAAGCAAGCCAGGGTGGTGCTGCAAGAAAACCGACGGTAATGGCTTCTTCGGAGACACCTACTTCGACCCGAACGTGTGGTTGGAAGGCCTACACAACATGGCCACTCTATTCAGATCGCATAAGAACGTGATCGGGATGAGCTTGAGGAACGAGCTGAGAGGACCGAGACAAAACgtggaagattggtttaagtacATGGAGATGGGAGCCGAGGCAGTGCATGCGGCCAACAACGACGTGCTCGTCATCCTCTCCGGCCTTAGCTTTGACATCGACCTCGGCTTCCTGTCCACCAGGCAAGTGAAAGTGAGCTTTTCTAGCAAGAGCAAACTCGTGTTCGAGGTACACTGGTACTCCTTCTCCGACGGCCAGGCGTGGGGCAACGGCAACCCCAACGACGTCTGTGGGAGGATCTCCGGCAGCGTCACCAACAAGGCCGGCTTCCTGCTCGACCGCCAGTTTCCTCTGTTCCTTAGTGAGTTTGGGATTGACCAGAGGGGAGTGAATGAGAGGGACAACCGATATTTCAGCTGCGCCTTGGCATATGCTGCAGACAAGGACTTGGATTGGGCACTGTGGACGTTGCAAGGGAGTTATTATCTCAGGGAAGGCGTCGTGGAGTTGGAGGAGACGTATGGCCTTCTCTCATTGAACTGGGCTACAGTTCGGAACCCAACCCAATTGCAGAGGGTCCGAGCCATACAGCAACCTTTTCGAGGTCCAGGTTTCTCTGATGTTCCACCCTACAAGATTATCTTCCATCCCTTGACCGGCCACTGCGTCACACTCGACTCCTCTCGACGTCTCACCCTTGCAATAGGCCCTTGCAGCCAAAGGTGGAACTTCAATGACGACCAAACTTTGTCCCTGACGACAGGTTCAACGTCTTCCTGCATCACCGCCGTCGGGCTCGGGATGCCCGTCGCGTTGGCAGAATGCCACCGTGTGACGAGCTCCAAGTGGGCCCTTTTGTCCTCCTCTCACATGCACGTGTCCACCAAAGTCGCCGGCGGCAATGCTACTGTGTGCTTGGATGTCGGCCGCGACGGCAGGAGCTTGATCACGAATCCTTGCCGGTGCTTGGGTGGGGACGCGAGGTGTGACCCCGAGGGCCAGTGGTTTAAGTTGGTCACCTCCTCCAGacttattaattaa